The proteins below are encoded in one region of Sander lucioperca isolate FBNREF2018 chromosome 11, SLUC_FBN_1.2, whole genome shotgun sequence:
- the lhx4 gene encoding LIM/homeobox protein Lhx4 codes for MMQSAAVLPTESPVKSLPEILGVPLQQIPQCAGCSQHILDKFILKVLDRHWHSKCLKCADCQTPLADKCFSRAGSVYCKDDFFKRFGTKCASCQQGIPPTQVVRKAQDFVYHLHCFACIMCSRQLATGDEFYLMEDGRLVCKVDYETAKQNDDSEAGTKRPRTTITAKQLETLKSAYKNSPKPARHVREQLSSETGLDMRVVQVWFQNRRAKEKRLKKDAGRHRWTQFYKTVKRSRGGTKVEKESSADDAGLSDSELSFRDDQVLSDLGHTNGLYGSVGDVTNSAVLNGGFSVDVAGQPYHDIRAGSPYGLPQSPSSITSLPGHTPLLNNLGFSMDSLVVQGGPGGVGQALRAMAGGPTSDLSTGSSTGYPDFPTSPASWLDEMDHSQF; via the exons AGATCCCTCAGTGTGCCGGCTGTAGTCAACACATCCTGGACAAGTTCATCCTGAAGGTGCTGGACAGACACTGGCACTCCAAGTGCCTCAAGTGCGCCGACTGTCAGACTCCGCTGGCGGACAAATGTTTCTCCCGGGCAGGGAGCGTCTACTGCAAGGACGATTTCTTCAA GCGTTTTGGAACAAAATGTGCATCATGCCAACAGGGGATCCCTCCGACGCAGGTTGTGCGAAAGGCACAGGACTTTGTGTATCACCTGCACTGCTTTGCCTGCATCATGTGCAGCCGACAACTGGCCACCGGGGACGAGTTTTACCTAATGGAGGATGGAAGGCTTGTGTGCAAGGTGGATTATGAGACTGCAAAACAAAATG ATGATTCAGAGGCGGGGACCAAGCGACCGAGGACCACCATCACGGCCAAGCAGCTAGAGACCCTCAAAAGTGCCTACAAAAACTCGCCGAAGCCGGCACGCCACGTCAGAGAGCAGCTGTCCTCGGAGACGGGGCTGGACATGAGAGTAGTTCAG GTGTGGTTCCAGAACCGGCGAGCAAAGGAAAAGCGTCTGAAGAAAGACGCGGGTCGACATCGCTGGACTCAGTTTTATAAAACTGTCAAACGCAGCCGAGGAGGAACTAAAGTGGAGAAGGAAAGCTCGGCCGACGACGCAGGACTTAGTGACAGTGAACTGAGCTTCAGAG ACGACCAGGTACTGTCAGATCTCGGCCACACCAACGGGCTTTATGGGAGTGTCGGTGACGTGACCAACAGTGCGGTGCTGAACGGCGGCTTCTCTGTTGACGTGGCGGGACAACCCTACCACGACATCCGAGCAGGAAGCCCCTATGGTCTTCCTCAGTCGCCCTCTTCCATCACCTCTCTGCCCGGCCACACCCCTCTCCTCAACAACTTGGGCTTCAGCATGGACAGTCTGGTGGTGCAGGGCGGGCCGGGCGGCGTGGGACAGGCTCTGAGGGCCATGGCAGGGGGCCCAACCTCAGACCTATCCACAGGCAGCAGTACAGGATACCCCGACTTCCCCACCAGCCCCGCCTCATGGCTGGACGAGATGGACCATTCCCAGTTTTGA